One region of Marispirochaeta aestuarii genomic DNA includes:
- a CDS encoding transketolase family protein — translation MAEMASLREAYGKALVRIGSKNKDIVALDADLGKSTFSRAIEELGEERFVEVGIAEQNMAAVSAGMAIAGKIPFFSSFAVFSTGRAYDQIRSSICIPGFNVNICGSSAGLSDYGDGKTHQALDDIAIMQVLPNMTVLVPADANQVDGMVEAMANHPGPCYIRIPRNELPVITEKAPYTIGQVDTFRTGKDLTIFSMSGMIHNSLEAAEILAKEGIEAEVVSLGTIKPFPTEKVREIAAKTGKIMIVEEHNVINGLGSSVKSALAGMALKIDHMGMQDSFGQSAESYELLLEYYGLTAKDIAERAKKLV, via the coding sequence ATGGCAGAGATGGCAAGTTTACGAGAAGCATACGGTAAAGCCCTTGTACGTATCGGAAGCAAAAACAAAGACATAGTGGCCCTGGACGCCGATCTCGGAAAATCCACCTTCTCGCGGGCCATTGAGGAACTGGGAGAAGAACGCTTTGTCGAGGTCGGAATTGCCGAGCAGAACATGGCTGCGGTCTCCGCCGGTATGGCAATTGCGGGGAAGATTCCTTTTTTCAGCTCCTTCGCGGTATTTTCAACCGGACGGGCCTATGACCAGATCAGAAGCTCCATCTGTATTCCCGGATTCAATGTGAACATCTGCGGATCCAGCGCGGGATTGAGCGACTACGGTGACGGAAAAACCCACCAGGCCCTGGACGATATCGCCATTATGCAGGTCCTTCCCAACATGACTGTCCTTGTACCCGCCGACGCCAATCAGGTGGACGGAATGGTAGAGGCCATGGCAAATCACCCGGGCCCCTGTTATATCCGTATTCCCAGGAACGAACTGCCGGTTATTACCGAGAAGGCACCCTACACAATCGGCCAGGTCGATACCTTCCGGACCGGTAAGGACCTGACAATTTTCTCAATGAGCGGAATGATCCACAACTCCCTGGAAGCGGCGGAAATACTCGCAAAAGAGGGCATCGAAGCCGAGGTCGTCAGCCTTGGGACGATAAAACCCTTTCCCACCGAAAAGGTACGGGAAATCGCCGCAAAAACCGGAAAGATCATGATCGTTGAAGAACACAATGTTATCAATGGTCTCGGATCATCGGTAAAATCCGCCCTCGCCGGCATGGCTCTCAAGATCGACCATATGGGAATGCAGGATTCCTTCGGTCAGTCCGCTGAAAGCTATGAGCTGCTCCTCGAGTATTACGGTCTTACCGCGAAGGATATCGCGGAACGGGCGAAGAAGCTCGTTTAA
- a CDS encoding uroporphyrinogen decarboxylase family protein has protein sequence MNSYERMKTALEKGLPDRPPLFELSIANSVIQGLGCRDYFDVIDSLDLDGMTVNQVLYEKEDFPWIDPVKRIFKDNWGCRLALGEEPFPFLLDWPIRDVDDISRFSTPDPRDDGMLTLIPEFVRRYKGKKMIALLSRAVFATSWYLRGMENFLMDLVLYPDAAAELMEKVGRYYRELHSLAIEGGVDLIVLGDDYASKTGTIMSPVTFRHMILPGLSETVRNIKQKGGYCIKHTDGNVWAIIEDMVSTGADALGPLELEAGMNLAEVREKYGHRVAVMGNVEVDLLSRGAKEDIRREVEILLSRVSAKGGHIMSSGNSISNAVRPENYRYLVELTQSAG, from the coding sequence CTGCCGGACCGTCCTCCCCTGTTTGAACTCAGTATAGCTAATTCTGTGATCCAGGGGCTCGGATGCAGGGATTATTTCGATGTAATCGACTCGCTGGATCTCGATGGCATGACCGTCAATCAGGTACTCTATGAAAAAGAGGATTTTCCCTGGATCGATCCGGTCAAGAGGATCTTCAAAGATAACTGGGGCTGCCGTCTGGCTCTGGGAGAAGAGCCCTTTCCCTTTCTTCTTGACTGGCCGATTCGGGATGTCGACGATATTTCCCGGTTCTCTACCCCCGATCCCCGGGATGACGGCATGCTCACGTTAATTCCCGAATTTGTACGACGCTACAAGGGCAAAAAAATGATAGCTCTCTTGAGTCGAGCGGTATTTGCTACCTCCTGGTATCTGCGGGGAATGGAAAATTTCCTGATGGACCTGGTTCTGTATCCGGATGCCGCCGCTGAACTGATGGAGAAGGTCGGCAGGTATTACCGTGAATTGCACAGTCTTGCCATCGAAGGCGGGGTCGATCTTATAGTTCTCGGAGACGATTATGCCAGCAAAACCGGTACTATTATGTCGCCGGTCACCTTTCGTCATATGATCCTTCCCGGACTGTCGGAAACGGTAAGAAACATCAAGCAGAAGGGCGGGTACTGTATAAAGCATACCGACGGAAATGTCTGGGCAATTATCGAAGACATGGTTTCAACCGGTGCAGATGCCCTGGGGCCGCTGGAGCTGGAGGCCGGCATGAACCTTGCGGAGGTCCGGGAAAAATACGGCCACAGGGTTGCCGTAATGGGCAACGTGGAGGTTGATCTTTTAAGCCGCGGGGCAAAGGAGGATATACGCCGGGAGGTGGAAATCCTTCTATCCAGGGTCTCGGCCAAGGGAGGACATATAATGTCTTCCGGGAATTCCATCAGTAACGCCGTCCGACCGGAGAATTACCGCTACCTGGTGGAGTTGACGCAGTCAGCAGGGTAG
- a CDS encoding transketolase, with protein sequence MSTQDDLIKSLKKKAVEMRLDLLEMLEPGKVGHLGGSSSATDIVATLYFHKMNYSLKNANDPDRDFFLMSKGHAVPAQYAALAEAGFFSRDEFPKMKTLGGMLQGHPDMKTPGMEAVTGSLGQGLSIGAGIAYAKKRMNKAQNKVYVMCGDGEMAEGQLWEAAAFAATYELSNLTMILDQNGLQACGSCVDIMNIPNLPDKWAAFGWEVIEIDGHDFSQIIEALDRDPGSKPKAIIAHTIKGKGFPFAENVVGFHNGAMTKEQHEEGKKALLAVKEALK encoded by the coding sequence ATGTCAACTCAGGACGACCTGATAAAAAGCCTGAAAAAGAAAGCCGTTGAAATGCGTCTTGACCTGCTTGAAATGCTCGAACCGGGCAAGGTAGGCCATTTAGGCGGCAGCAGTTCCGCGACGGATATTGTCGCAACACTGTATTTTCACAAGATGAATTATTCCCTGAAGAATGCAAACGACCCTGACAGAGATTTCTTTCTTATGAGTAAGGGGCACGCCGTACCCGCTCAGTACGCGGCTCTGGCGGAAGCCGGATTCTTTTCCAGGGATGAATTCCCCAAGATGAAAACCCTGGGGGGAATGCTTCAGGGCCACCCGGATATGAAAACTCCGGGAATGGAAGCGGTAACCGGATCCCTCGGGCAGGGACTTTCCATTGGTGCCGGTATCGCCTATGCGAAAAAGCGCATGAACAAGGCCCAAAACAAGGTATACGTCATGTGCGGAGACGGAGAAATGGCAGAGGGACAGCTCTGGGAAGCCGCAGCGTTTGCCGCCACCTATGAACTTTCCAACCTGACAATGATTCTGGACCAGAACGGACTTCAGGCATGCGGAAGCTGCGTTGATATCATGAACATTCCCAATCTTCCGGATAAATGGGCAGCCTTTGGCTGGGAAGTAATAGAGATCGACGGGCATGATTTTTCCCAGATTATTGAAGCCCTGGACAGGGATCCCGGTTCAAAACCCAAAGCAATCATCGCCCACACCATCAAAGGTAAAGGCTTCCCCTTTGCTGAAAACGTTGTCGGGTTCCACAACGGTGCCATGACCAAAGAACAGCACGAAGAAGGGAAGAAAGCCCTGTTAGCAGTTAAGGAGGCTTTAAAATAA